The following are encoded together in the Capsulimonas corticalis genome:
- a CDS encoding SWIM zinc finger family protein, with product MTTSWTTDQVLALAPDASSAKSGRDLSNKAKWVTLGQRETAIWGECQGSGSKPYRTQVDLSEPAFRCSCPSRKFPCKHGLGLMLILAADPGALPDAAPPDWVAEWLASRTERAEKKEKKAAEPEKPVDTAAQAKRAAQRDAKVAGGVQELDRWLRDLVRGGLAEIASRPYSYWDTPAKRMVDAQAPGLARMVRDMAGVPATGAGWRERLLERLGRLHLLLQGYGRLESLPAETQADIKAAMGFTVAQEQVLAETGVTDRWFVAAQRVEEEDTLRVQRTWLWGSQSGALALILNFAHASQPLDVSLVSGSVLDADLVFFPGAVPLRALVKTRRDAVPSLSDIPEHGHRTIHAATAAYAAALARSPWLDRYPFALREVCLSPGDERWEVQDAAGQALPIAAAFTQGWRLLGVTGGRPVTVWGEWNGLAFLPLSVWAEGHFYALSGAEK from the coding sequence ATGACCACTTCATGGACAACGGATCAAGTGCTGGCCCTCGCCCCGGACGCCAGCTCCGCCAAATCGGGACGCGATCTTTCGAATAAAGCCAAGTGGGTGACGCTGGGACAGCGGGAAACCGCGATTTGGGGCGAATGCCAGGGCAGCGGCTCCAAACCCTATCGAACGCAGGTGGATCTGAGCGAGCCCGCCTTTCGATGCAGCTGCCCCAGCCGCAAATTCCCCTGCAAGCACGGCCTGGGCCTGATGCTGATCCTCGCCGCCGATCCGGGCGCGCTACCCGACGCCGCCCCGCCCGATTGGGTCGCCGAATGGCTCGCCAGCCGCACCGAGCGCGCGGAGAAAAAAGAAAAGAAGGCGGCCGAGCCGGAAAAGCCCGTCGATACGGCGGCGCAGGCCAAACGGGCCGCGCAGCGCGACGCCAAAGTCGCCGGCGGCGTCCAGGAACTGGACCGCTGGCTGCGCGACCTCGTGCGCGGCGGCCTGGCCGAGATCGCCTCGCGCCCCTACTCCTACTGGGACACGCCCGCCAAACGCATGGTGGACGCCCAGGCGCCGGGCCTGGCGCGCATGGTGCGCGACATGGCGGGCGTTCCCGCAACGGGCGCGGGATGGCGGGAGCGCCTTCTGGAGCGTCTTGGCCGGCTGCACCTGCTGCTGCAAGGTTACGGTCGCCTCGAAAGCCTTCCCGCCGAAACGCAGGCCGATATCAAAGCCGCCATGGGCTTTACAGTCGCGCAGGAGCAAGTCCTGGCCGAGACCGGTGTTACGGATCGCTGGTTCGTCGCCGCGCAGCGTGTAGAAGAGGAAGATACGCTGCGCGTCCAGCGCACGTGGCTCTGGGGAAGCCAATCCGGCGCGCTCGCCCTCATTCTGAACTTCGCCCACGCCAGCCAGCCGCTCGACGTCAGCCTCGTTTCCGGCTCCGTGCTCGACGCCGATCTCGTCTTCTTCCCCGGCGCCGTCCCACTGCGGGCTCTGGTCAAAACCCGCCGCGACGCCGTCCCTTCCCTTTCGGACATTCCCGAACACGGCCATCGGACCATTCACGCGGCGACGGCGGCTTACGCCGCCGCCCTCGCCCGTTCGCCCTGGCTGGACCGTTATCCGTTCGCCCTGCGCGAGGTCTGTCTGTCGCCCGGCGACGAGCGCTGGGAAGTCCAGGACGCCGCAGGGCAGGCCCTGCCCATCGCGGCGGCGTTCACGCAAGGCTGGCGCCTGCTGGGCGTCACCGGCGGCCGCCCCGTCACCGTCTGGGGCGAATGGAACGGACTCGCGTTCCTGCCGCTCAGCGTCTGGGCGGAGGGACACTTTTACGCCCTTTCGGGAGCCGAAAAATGA
- a CDS encoding cold-shock protein codes for MPTGKIKWFSDAKGYGFIDTGEGKDLFVHFSAIQAEGYKSLREGQEVEYQVADGPKGPQAENVVPQA; via the coding sequence ATGCCAACAGGCAAGATCAAATGGTTCAGCGACGCCAAGGGGTACGGATTCATCGATACCGGCGAAGGCAAGGACTTATTCGTACACTTTTCGGCCATTCAAGCGGAAGGCTACAAGTCTTTGCGCGAGGGGCAAGAGGTGGAATACCAGGTCGCCGACGGTCCGAAAGGCCCGCAGGCGGAAAACGTCGTCCCGCAAGCTTAA
- a CDS encoding polysaccharide biosynthesis/export family protein, translating to MMRTPRFFAVGRAVFALALFGMAFAVTEGIGARPACAQAADTLDTNAKVNITVAGEPDITGDYVVDAAGNITMLYVNQIYVKGLTVAQAQTAITKALHKIYRNPQVLVRLISLGGISVTVTGAVATPGDRVMRADARLNDLLQTDAPTPQADLSNVEITHGLPGEVHSKDVINYASYLNNQVTAGNPQLRNGDVVFVRQKDAAPIQVSIRGQVNKPGSITLPTKSTLLDALQAAGGLTVTADPKTVQIQHSAEGPASTFDYDKIQLNPADSLINPVLRDGDSVIVKGGDRPNIFTVTGGVEHPGEYPLTQSQTTLADAIAKAGGASPYAKLDQTSIVRTAPDGTTKVIQINAADLSVQANTIVQVGDNITVTRGNPPAPKLNPLSIISAIGIIYGIFGRRH from the coding sequence ATGATGCGTACTCCAAGATTTTTCGCCGTCGGCAGGGCTGTTTTCGCCCTCGCTCTCTTTGGGATGGCGTTCGCCGTGACCGAAGGGATCGGGGCGCGTCCCGCCTGCGCGCAAGCCGCCGACACGCTCGACACAAACGCCAAGGTCAACATTACCGTCGCCGGCGAGCCTGACATTACCGGGGATTACGTGGTGGACGCCGCCGGCAACATCACAATGCTGTATGTCAATCAGATCTACGTCAAGGGCCTCACCGTCGCCCAGGCGCAGACCGCGATCACGAAAGCGCTCCATAAGATCTACCGGAATCCTCAGGTTCTCGTGCGCCTGATCAGCCTCGGCGGCATCAGCGTGACCGTGACCGGCGCGGTCGCCACGCCCGGCGACCGGGTGATGCGCGCCGACGCGCGCCTGAACGATCTCCTGCAGACCGACGCCCCCACGCCTCAGGCGGACCTGTCGAATGTTGAGATCACCCACGGCCTTCCGGGTGAAGTTCACAGCAAAGATGTCATCAATTATGCGTCTTACCTCAACAACCAGGTCACGGCCGGCAATCCGCAGCTGCGCAACGGCGACGTTGTCTTCGTTCGCCAGAAAGACGCCGCTCCGATCCAGGTCAGTATTCGCGGTCAGGTCAACAAGCCCGGCTCGATCACACTTCCCACGAAGTCCACGCTGCTCGATGCGCTTCAGGCGGCCGGCGGTTTGACGGTGACGGCGGATCCGAAGACCGTGCAGATCCAGCACTCCGCGGAAGGCCCCGCCTCGACGTTCGATTACGATAAGATCCAGCTGAACCCGGCTGATTCGCTCATCAATCCCGTGCTGCGCGATGGGGACTCGGTGATCGTCAAAGGCGGCGACCGGCCGAATATCTTCACGGTCACCGGCGGCGTGGAGCATCCGGGCGAATATCCGCTGACGCAGTCGCAGACGACGCTGGCGGACGCCATTGCGAAGGCCGGCGGCGCCTCCCCGTACGCCAAGCTGGATCAGACCTCCATCGTACGCACCGCTCCGGATGGAACCACGAAGGTCATCCAGATCAATGCGGCGGATCTGAGCGTGCAGGCGAACACGATCGTTCAGGTCGGCGACAATATCACGGTCACGCGCGGCAACCCGCCGGCGCCGAAATTGAACCCGCTGTCGATCATCTCGGCGATCGGAATTATCTACGGGATCTTCGGACGGCGCCACTAA
- a CDS encoding cyanophycin synthetase family protein codes for MKITEIIFYSTNRAKLVVEIPETDAYTTSEAPRIPRILFKLFPHMATQRCYNDGGYSFRREAQATEIPHLLEHLILEIQDQVRRGVGTPFAGETHWNWTIDPRGRFYVTVDYDNELVALGAIRLAERVINALDSKEIAQVDMPREIGRLRELAKLSRRFIPTATRERWRGVQEAPEPAEPSEPEPAPYSANEAAQSAPTPKETHRVFADGLAHG; via the coding sequence TTGAAGATCACAGAAATTATCTTTTACAGCACTAACCGTGCGAAGCTTGTCGTGGAGATTCCCGAGACTGACGCTTACACGACTTCCGAGGCTCCGCGCATCCCCCGCATCCTGTTCAAGCTCTTCCCGCACATGGCTACGCAGCGCTGCTACAACGATGGAGGGTATTCCTTCCGGCGCGAAGCCCAGGCGACGGAGATCCCGCACTTGCTGGAGCATTTGATCCTGGAGATTCAGGATCAGGTCCGGCGCGGCGTGGGAACCCCGTTTGCGGGCGAAACGCATTGGAACTGGACGATCGATCCCCGAGGCCGTTTTTACGTCACCGTGGACTACGACAACGAGCTCGTCGCTCTGGGCGCCATTCGGCTCGCCGAGCGCGTCATCAATGCGCTGGACAGCAAGGAAATCGCCCAGGTCGATATGCCCCGGGAGATCGGCCGCCTGCGTGAACTGGCGAAGCTCAGCCGGCGCTTCATCCCCACCGCCACCCGTGAGCGCTGGCGCGGCGTACAGGAGGCCCCAGAGCCTGCGGAGCCATCCGAGCCGGAACCCGCGCCCTACAGCGCCAATGAGGCCGCCCAAAGCGCGCCGACGCCCAAAGAAACGCACCGAGTGTTTGCCGATGGCCTGGCGCACGGATAA
- a CDS encoding nitrite/sulfite reductase: MSEEKIIEAERLKREKDGLDVRADIYRYAVDGFDTIDSGDFMRFKWWGVYQQRPNEGHFMMRIKVPGGRLNNEQFRAITELTTQYGRGFSDITTRQTIQLHWLEIQQFPDIFARLEGVGLTSAGACGDIARNVTSSPAAGFDPDELVDTRPVTDAIQDFFHLNKNFSDLPRKYKIAVEGSPIQSTVPQINDASLVAYRRQSDGVVGYHFFVGGGLSLQPHIAKQLDIFVPADEIEKIVDVQRAISECYRDASQLRKKRTRARLKYLMAEWGPEKFTEEVRKKLDWSPDAAAPGFEFSDETFRDHVGIHEQKQEGLYWIGLCILAGRWTDAQMNVVADVAQKYGNGDIRLTNVQNCLIPNIPAANLEPAKAELAAAGFAWEVPTIRRGAQSCTGIEFCNLALTETKLRIKDVISHLEMVTPEPYERGIKINMNGCPNSCAQHHVGDIGLQGCMATMGDGSKVEAFDIHVGGDLGKDATFTKAIHRKVPAHLVKYALANVIQNFQATRENNERFAAWAHRHTNEELDAILGVETIVGAPELPSRAEAVPA, translated from the coding sequence ATGAGTGAAGAGAAGATCATTGAGGCGGAGCGCCTGAAGCGGGAAAAAGACGGTCTGGACGTGCGCGCGGACATCTACCGCTACGCCGTCGACGGGTTCGACACCATCGATTCCGGCGATTTCATGCGCTTCAAATGGTGGGGCGTTTATCAGCAGCGGCCGAACGAAGGCCACTTCATGATGCGGATCAAAGTGCCCGGCGGCCGCCTGAACAACGAGCAGTTCCGCGCGATCACGGAGCTGACGACGCAATACGGCCGCGGTTTCAGCGATATCACGACGCGCCAGACGATCCAGCTGCACTGGCTGGAGATCCAGCAGTTTCCGGACATCTTCGCGCGCCTCGAAGGAGTCGGTTTGACCAGCGCCGGCGCGTGCGGCGACATCGCGCGCAACGTCACCTCGTCCCCCGCCGCCGGCTTCGATCCCGATGAGCTGGTCGATACGCGCCCGGTGACCGACGCCATTCAAGACTTTTTCCATCTCAACAAAAACTTCAGCGACCTGCCGCGCAAGTACAAGATCGCCGTGGAAGGCTCGCCGATCCAGAGCACCGTGCCGCAGATCAACGACGCTTCCCTGGTGGCGTACCGCCGCCAGAGCGACGGCGTGGTCGGCTATCACTTCTTTGTCGGCGGCGGCCTTTCGCTTCAGCCGCATATCGCCAAGCAGCTCGACATCTTCGTTCCCGCCGATGAGATCGAAAAGATCGTCGACGTGCAGCGAGCCATCTCCGAATGCTACCGTGACGCGAGCCAGCTGCGCAAAAAGCGCACCCGCGCCCGCCTGAAGTATCTGATGGCCGAATGGGGTCCCGAGAAGTTCACCGAGGAAGTCCGCAAGAAGCTGGACTGGTCGCCCGACGCAGCCGCTCCCGGCTTTGAGTTCTCGGACGAGACATTCCGCGACCATGTCGGCATTCACGAGCAGAAGCAGGAAGGTCTCTACTGGATCGGCCTGTGCATTCTGGCCGGCCGCTGGACCGATGCGCAGATGAACGTCGTCGCCGATGTCGCCCAGAAGTATGGCAACGGCGATATCCGCCTCACCAACGTTCAGAACTGCCTGATCCCGAATATCCCGGCCGCGAATCTCGAGCCCGCCAAGGCGGAGCTGGCCGCCGCCGGATTTGCGTGGGAAGTGCCCACCATCCGCCGGGGAGCGCAGTCCTGCACCGGCATTGAGTTCTGCAACCTGGCCCTGACGGAGACGAAGCTGCGCATCAAGGATGTGATCTCGCACCTGGAAATGGTCACTCCCGAGCCGTACGAGCGCGGCATCAAGATCAACATGAACGGATGCCCGAACTCCTGCGCGCAGCACCATGTCGGCGACATCGGCCTGCAAGGCTGCATGGCGACCATGGGCGACGGCAGCAAAGTCGAAGCGTTCGATATCCATGTCGGCGGCGACCTCGGCAAGGACGCGACCTTCACCAAAGCGATCCACCGCAAGGTTCCGGCGCACCTGGTCAAGTACGCGCTGGCGAACGTGATTCAGAACTTCCAGGCGACGCGCGAGAACAACGAGCGCTTCGCGGCCTGGGCGCACCGTCACACCAACGAAGAGCTCGACGCGATCCTGGGCGTGGAAACGATCGTCGGCGCGCCCGAACTCCCGAGCCGCGCGGAAGCCGTCCCGGCCTAA
- a CDS encoding mechanosensitive ion channel family protein produces the protein MTSSSPKSIVSEFAKLFNPQFWDSFFITARDTAGHVVLILLVYALLRFTLRRLIGGVIVPMAAKTERTSSAAQAARVKTLAGLLNSIVSYLLMFVFGVMLLRAFNLDPLPLLTTASVAGLAVGFGAQKLVKDVISGFFILLENQYSVGDFVTIGSVTGVVETVGMRTTLVRDEVGKLYILSNGDITQVCNQSRGAVATFIEIGVAAATDIAKATEIIESAGADLMRERPDLDLKEAPKVQGLGAMDAAKITLRVTCLVDTPAHLTEAQLALRGLIYKRLGEASIAFA, from the coding sequence GTGACGTCATCCTCGCCCAAATCGATTGTTTCGGAATTCGCCAAGCTCTTCAATCCCCAATTTTGGGACAGCTTCTTCATCACCGCGCGCGACACCGCCGGCCATGTCGTATTGATTCTTCTGGTGTACGCGCTGCTGCGTTTCACCCTGCGACGCCTGATCGGCGGCGTGATCGTTCCCATGGCCGCGAAGACCGAGCGCACGTCCAGCGCCGCGCAGGCCGCGCGCGTCAAAACCCTGGCCGGGCTGCTCAACAGCATCGTCAGCTACCTGCTGATGTTCGTCTTCGGCGTGATGCTTCTGCGCGCGTTCAACCTCGATCCCCTGCCCCTGCTCACCACCGCCAGCGTCGCCGGCCTCGCCGTCGGCTTCGGCGCGCAAAAGCTCGTCAAAGATGTCATCTCCGGCTTTTTTATTCTTCTGGAGAACCAGTATTCGGTCGGCGATTTCGTCACGATCGGCTCCGTCACCGGAGTCGTGGAGACAGTCGGCATGCGCACGACGCTGGTCCGCGACGAAGTCGGCAAGCTTTATATCCTCTCCAACGGCGACATTACCCAGGTGTGCAACCAGAGCCGGGGCGCCGTCGCCACGTTTATCGAGATTGGAGTCGCCGCCGCGACCGACATCGCCAAAGCGACGGAGATTATCGAGTCCGCCGGCGCGGACTTGATGCGCGAGCGCCCGGATCTCGATCTGAAAGAAGCGCCCAAAGTCCAGGGCCTGGGCGCGATGGACGCGGCGAAAATCACCCTGCGCGTCACCTGCCTTGTCGACACTCCCGCCCATTTGACGGAAGCGCAGCTCGCCCTGCGCGGCCTGATCTACAAACGCCTCGGCGAAGCCTCCATCGCTTTCGCGTAG
- the fliS gene encoding flagellar export chaperone FliS, translating into MSLSSPYNQYQRTAVETANPTRLVIMLYDGAIRFLNQVIPAIQAKDYEKKGIYIVKAQMIVAHLQNTLDHTAGGSVAKSLDNIYTRMYHTLTEANLQDAPAKIEEVIYALRELREAWVEVDRQCQASKAPASITTETRSQDVSLRRIAA; encoded by the coding sequence ATGAGCTTATCCAGCCCTTACAATCAATATCAGCGCACCGCCGTGGAAACGGCGAACCCAACCCGTCTCGTGATTATGCTTTACGATGGAGCGATCCGCTTTCTCAATCAAGTGATCCCGGCGATTCAGGCCAAGGATTATGAGAAAAAGGGAATCTATATCGTCAAAGCGCAGATGATCGTCGCGCATCTGCAAAATACGCTCGACCATACGGCGGGCGGCTCGGTCGCGAAATCGCTGGACAATATCTATACGCGGATGTACCACACGCTGACGGAAGCCAATCTTCAGGACGCCCCCGCGAAGATCGAGGAAGTCATTTATGCGCTGCGCGAGCTGCGCGAAGCGTGGGTCGAAGTCGACCGGCAATGCCAGGCGAGCAAGGCGCCGGCGTCCATCACGACGGAAACGCGCTCTCAAGACGTTTCTCTGCGGCGGATCGCCGCCTAA
- the fliD gene encoding flagellar filament capping protein FliD, with protein sequence MATTTSAAPITISGLSSGIDTASIISKMVTAAQKPIQLLVAKDDGYTAAITQWQSVNTQLSALQASAIALGQKSTYSATASTSSDTTVATISSYSTTPVGDHKLSVTQLAQSESLVSNSNSTSSAALGVSGSFTLNGKSISINSQSSLNDVATRINAAKAGVTATIVTVGANDYRMTLTSNATGTANTISASDTGAGTVLSSLGLVSGAAATRQPITYTQSGTSYSGAASMALSGATGIVGTLMGATAGTAAAGTVHIAGASNGADIAIDLNTDSLTDVANKINAAGITGVKAQIVGIPDANGTVTQYSKQQLQIVGAGASPTFTDSNNVLANLGVVQQDVAAPANKIADAKDAKFSLDGLSLTRSSNTVTDAIQGASIKLLSGTSATPGNSTLSVTQDTATIVSSVNSFVTAYNAIQDYVSAQNAFTPPTSATGTTAATAPLFGDSTLTSIQRQLASTLNITSGKSTLSSIGITMGTDGKLSLNSGTLTTALQADPSQVAGFFGLAGNTDNSNVQFVIGGAKTTTSSGAGFAVNVTQPATQSTAIGSTVQTGVSTTAETLTFSGAAFTNSVKLTIPIGSSAQDTVNLINGNSNLNSTINASIDPATNKLKITSLHYGVTSAFSVASNQPPSATDTGFGAVPTMTTGQDVHGTINGEPATGSGQILTGNTGNAHTDGLELIVSATTSGTFGHVSTAHGIADSLNTMITQMLDPENGAVTNATKTLTNESTDVEKQITDANDAMTAYQAQLTQEFSDMETRMSSLQSEGTAFAAQVANLPTYSSSSSKSG encoded by the coding sequence ATGGCTACAACGACTTCCGCGGCTCCGATTACAATTTCCGGACTCTCTTCTGGTATTGATACGGCTTCCATCATTTCAAAAATGGTGACGGCCGCCCAGAAGCCGATCCAGCTGCTTGTTGCGAAGGATGACGGCTACACCGCCGCAATCACGCAGTGGCAAAGCGTCAATACGCAGCTGTCCGCATTGCAGGCGTCGGCGATCGCGCTTGGCCAAAAGTCCACATATTCGGCAACGGCGTCGACATCTTCGGACACGACGGTCGCGACGATCTCCAGCTATTCCACGACCCCTGTCGGCGATCATAAGCTTTCGGTCACCCAGCTCGCGCAGTCGGAGAGCCTGGTCTCGAACTCCAACTCTACCTCGTCGGCGGCGCTTGGCGTCTCGGGCTCCTTCACGCTAAACGGCAAGTCGATCAGCATCAATTCACAGAGTTCGCTCAACGATGTCGCCACGCGCATCAACGCGGCCAAGGCGGGCGTGACGGCCACCATCGTCACCGTCGGCGCCAATGATTATCGGATGACGCTGACCAGCAACGCCACGGGAACCGCAAACACGATCTCCGCATCCGATACCGGCGCGGGAACGGTCCTCTCCAGCCTGGGTCTGGTTTCGGGCGCCGCAGCGACGCGGCAGCCCATCACCTACACTCAGTCTGGGACAAGCTATAGCGGAGCCGCCTCGATGGCCCTGAGCGGCGCGACGGGAATTGTCGGAACGCTGATGGGCGCGACCGCGGGAACAGCCGCCGCCGGAACCGTGCATATCGCCGGCGCAAGCAACGGCGCGGATATCGCGATCGACCTCAACACCGATTCCCTGACGGATGTCGCCAACAAGATCAACGCGGCCGGGATCACGGGCGTCAAAGCGCAGATCGTGGGAATTCCGGACGCCAATGGAACCGTGACGCAGTACAGCAAGCAGCAGCTCCAGATCGTCGGAGCCGGCGCCAGCCCGACGTTCACGGACTCCAACAATGTGCTCGCAAACCTGGGCGTGGTTCAGCAGGATGTCGCCGCTCCCGCCAATAAAATCGCCGACGCCAAGGACGCGAAGTTTAGTCTCGACGGACTGAGCCTGACGCGATCCAGCAACACGGTGACCGACGCGATCCAAGGCGCATCGATCAAACTGCTTTCCGGCACATCCGCCACGCCTGGGAACTCCACGCTCAGCGTCACTCAAGATACGGCGACCATCGTCTCGTCCGTCAACAGCTTTGTGACCGCCTACAATGCGATCCAGGATTATGTGAGCGCGCAAAACGCATTCACGCCGCCGACCAGCGCCACGGGCACGACGGCGGCCACGGCGCCGCTGTTCGGAGACTCGACCCTGACATCGATCCAGCGGCAGCTTGCCTCAACGTTGAATATCACCAGCGGAAAGTCAACTCTTTCCTCGATCGGCATCACGATGGGAACCGACGGGAAGCTGTCTCTGAACTCCGGAACGCTGACGACCGCGCTTCAGGCGGATCCCTCGCAGGTGGCGGGCTTCTTTGGACTGGCCGGCAACACGGACAACTCCAATGTCCAGTTTGTCATTGGAGGAGCCAAGACGACCACCAGCTCCGGAGCAGGATTCGCGGTGAACGTCACTCAGCCGGCGACGCAGTCGACGGCGATCGGGTCCACGGTTCAGACCGGCGTAAGCACCACGGCGGAGACGCTGACGTTTAGCGGCGCGGCGTTTACGAACAGTGTAAAGCTCACGATTCCCATTGGCAGCAGCGCTCAAGACACCGTCAACCTGATCAATGGAAACAGCAACCTCAATAGCACCATCAACGCCAGCATCGACCCGGCGACGAACAAGCTCAAGATCACCTCGCTGCATTACGGAGTGACTTCGGCCTTTAGCGTAGCCTCCAACCAGCCGCCCAGCGCCACGGACACCGGATTTGGCGCCGTTCCAACGATGACGACTGGGCAGGACGTTCACGGCACGATCAACGGCGAACCGGCGACGGGATCCGGACAGATCCTCACGGGCAACACCGGCAACGCGCATACCGACGGCTTGGAGCTGATCGTGAGCGCGACCACTTCGGGGACCTTCGGACACGTTTCCACGGCGCATGGGATCGCCGATTCACTGAACACGATGATCACGCAGATGCTCGACCCCGAGAATGGCGCGGTGACGAACGCCACCAAGACTCTCACCAATGAGAGCACGGACGTGGAAAAGCAGATCACGGATGCAAATGACGCGATGACGGCCTATCAGGCTCAGCTGACTCAGGAGTTCAGCGATATGGAGACGCGAATGAGCTCGCTCCAGTCCGAAGGCACCGCATTCGCGGCGCAGGTGGCGAACTTGCCGACCTATAGCAGCAGCAGCAGCAAGAGTGGTTAA
- a CDS encoding flagellin translates to MSTRINTNTTAFMAAQNLSNNSDKLALNIQRLSSGMRINSAADDAAGLVISQSMKAQSVGLTQATSNTNDAINVSKTAEGAMSQVQSLLMSMRQLAVHASNAGVNSAADVAADQTQLASALQSIDRISTTTQFSNKKLLDGSASSAATTTSGAASVTGTGNSAGLTVVAQGSWSAANTFSTATITGATQSTTISGATGNSGADAFFNGSLTINGQVYTIGSAGNNLNAAGITNAIQASGYTASLDATNGHLVLTSTAAGAGAAAPVVDMTGLSTAALATGAATASSTLTSTDYRGADATMNIGGGSGITSVASSTQNGTSSFTFANGTVVTSTTAVAAVAAETSASTNAATTPNSSANLLTGSNTFKTVAGTSTTGQDLEFQIGANEGQTASQRLNSVATDQLGKNAANYTDANGTSQQVYTDSIKNIDLTTFKGAQDAIAVIDKAISDISAERASIGAFQSNILQSNVTSLGIASQNVQASMSTIVDTNLSSEIVDYTKNQILVQAGTSALGQANQAPQAILKLLQ, encoded by the coding sequence ATGTCTACCCGTATCAACACAAACACAACTGCATTCATGGCCGCTCAGAACCTGAGCAACAACAGTGATAAGCTCGCTCTGAACATCCAGCGGCTCTCGTCCGGTATGCGCATCAACTCCGCCGCTGATGACGCCGCCGGTCTGGTCATTTCCCAGAGCATGAAGGCTCAGTCGGTCGGTCTCACCCAGGCGACCTCCAACACGAACGACGCCATCAACGTCTCCAAGACGGCGGAAGGCGCCATGAGCCAGGTCCAGTCGCTCCTGATGTCCATGCGACAGCTCGCCGTCCACGCCAGCAACGCCGGCGTCAACTCCGCCGCCGATGTCGCCGCCGACCAGACACAGCTCGCGTCCGCCCTGCAGTCCATCGACCGTATCTCGACCACCACGCAGTTCAGCAACAAGAAGCTGCTCGACGGATCCGCAAGCTCCGCCGCCACCACCACCAGCGGTGCGGCCAGCGTCACCGGAACCGGAAACAGCGCCGGACTGACCGTCGTCGCCCAGGGATCCTGGTCCGCCGCCAACACGTTCAGCACGGCCACCATCACCGGCGCCACTCAGTCCACCACGATCTCGGGAGCCACCGGCAACTCCGGCGCCGACGCCTTCTTCAACGGCTCGCTGACCATCAACGGCCAGGTCTACACGATCGGCTCCGCCGGCAACAACCTGAACGCCGCCGGCATCACCAACGCCATCCAGGCCAGCGGATACACCGCCAGCCTCGACGCCACCAACGGTCACCTGGTCCTCACCTCCACCGCGGCGGGAGCCGGCGCAGCCGCTCCGGTCGTGGACATGACGGGTCTGAGCACGGCGGCCCTGGCCACCGGCGCCGCCACCGCGTCCAGCACCCTGACGAGCACGGACTACCGAGGCGCGGACGCCACGATGAACATCGGCGGCGGTTCGGGCATCACGAGCGTAGCCAGCTCCACGCAGAACGGCACGTCCTCGTTCACCTTCGCCAACGGCACGGTCGTCACCTCGACGACGGCGGTCGCGGCGGTGGCGGCGGAGACCTCGGCCTCGACGAACGCGGCGACCACGCCGAACTCCAGCGCCAACCTGCTGACCGGCTCGAACACCTTCAAGACGGTGGCCGGCACAAGCACCACGGGTCAGGATCTGGAGTTCCAGATCGGCGCCAACGAAGGACAGACTGCGTCGCAGCGCCTTAACAGCGTAGCGACGGATCAGCTGGGCAAGAACGCGGCGAACTACACGGACGCGAACGGGACCTCGCAGCAGGTGTACACGGACAGCATCAAGAATATCGACCTGACGACCTTCAAGGGCGCCCAGGACGCGATCGCGGTCATCGACAAGGCGATCTCGGACATCTCGGCCGAGCGCGCTTCGATCGGCGCCTTCCAGTCGAACATCCTGCAGTCCAACGTCACCTCGCTGGGCATCGCCTCCCAGAACGTTCAGGCTTCCATGTCCACGATCGTGGACACGAACCTGAGCTCTGAGATCGTGGATTACACGAAGAACCAGATCCTGGTTCAGGCGGGTACGTCGGCTCTGGGACAGGCCAACCAGGCGCCTCAGGCTATCCTGAAGCTCCTTCAATAA